In Shewanella psychrotolerans, the genomic stretch TAAACCCGTACTAAGTAATAGCATAAGACTCGTGCTTGCTATTCGCTTTAATAATTTCATATTTATCTCTCATAATTAAGATATTAGAGGCGTGGCGCTTTCCCCGTCAATGCTTTAGAAACTAACGTAATGAGCAAAAGAACAACAAAGACAAAGAAAATAATCTTAGCAATCCCAGCGGCGGCGCCAGCGATACCAGTAAAACCAAGGACACCAGCAATAAGAGCAATGACCAGAAACATAAGGGTCCAACCTAACATGACAACCTCCTTGAGCTATGAAATAACACATCAACTTAAAGTCATTGCCAGCTTCGTGCCAACCCCAAAAAAGTAACTCAAGATGTTGATTAATCTATTATTTGATACTTTCCACCCCACACGGCTTTAATGACACCTCTCGCAATGAGGTAATTTTTACCTCAGCTCCAAGTAATATATACCAACATCAGCCTAGCTTGGCAGGATCTCTACACCATCAGCCAAGTTTGCAGCATCAGCAGAAGCAGGAGTAGACAACTCAAACCTTTCCAAAACATCACAGGTTCACGTTCGATCAAGGGCGCCAGCTTTACTCTGGAAAGCATAGCCTTATTGGGACGGGTAAAATCGGCTAAGAATTCCGACATAGAGAGATATCGCTGACTCGGCTTAGGGTGGCAAGCCCGTTTTAGGGTAAGATCTAACCATAATGGCAATTCGGCGCGATAATGCAACAGCGAGACATAATTCAAATGAGCGATATTTCCCCGCCAGCTACCGCGCTGCTGTTTATAGGGCAACTTAGTCGTCAACATCTCATAGACTATAACCCCCAAAGAGAAAATATCCGACTCATGGGTTGCAACCCCAGTGGTCAAATATTCTGGCGCGATATAATCTAACGCCCCTAAAGGCGGTTCATTTCGTCCCCCTTCGGCAGATGTTGAGAATAACTCTACTAATCCCTGAGCTTGAGCGGCACCATAATCGATAAGCACTGCTTTGCCTTGGGGAGTGATCATGATGTTTTCAGGCTTTAAGTCTCTGTGTACTATTCCCATACGCTGCAATGCCCTTACCCCGATGATGATCTCGGTCAGCAAGCGCCTTACTTGAGTCAATTGAGGCTCTGGATTGTCATCCATCCACTGTCTGAGAGTTTGCCCTGGGATCAACTCACATAGATGATATAAGAATGTACTTTGAGTCGGATAGACCTTCATTAAACTCGGATGCTGAACCCTTTGACCCACCCATTGTTCACGAATAAAGCTACTGAGATAGTCACCATCTTCACTGTAGTTCAGCGACGGTGCCTTAAGAGCATAGCGAGCGTCATCGTGCAGATCTTTGACTAAATAAACGTGGCTGCGACTCCCGCCATATAGCACGCTTATCACCTCAAAATGATCTAAGCGATTCCCCACTGTCATGGCGGGAGGTATCACTCTATACGATAAGGTTTGCGACAAAGATTGCACATCAACATAGGGCAGACTGTCTACCCGTAACAATAGGCTACTGAGATTATCTTGACAGCCTTTAGCCAGTGCCTGTTCGAGCAACCTATTGGCCCGCGATGTCAATTCCCCCTCTTCCCCAAGCTCTCGTTGTAACTCCGCTAGCGTTAACCAATCATGTACCCCATCTGTAGTCAGTAAATACAGATCGCCAGGGTTCACTTCATGACATTGATAATCGATCTCAAGATGGCTATCCATACCTAAAGCGCGAGTCAATAATCCCTTATCACCGAACCCCTGATGACAATGGTCTCGACTCAACTGCACTAAACTTCCTTGCCTAAGCCTGTATATACGACTGTCGCCCACATGAAACAGATGGACACTATTAGACTTAAAAATCAGCGCACTAAAAGTGCTTACATAGCCGTTATGACGAAGCTCAGACTGTAGGCTGTAATGGTGCAACCAAGCATTAAGGGCACTTAATACTCGGTTGGCGGCCTGTTTTACCCCCAAGCTATCAGGCGTACTCAAATAATCTTCAATAAATTGGGTTACACATAACTGGCTCGCTTGCTGGCCGTTTTGACTACAACTCACACCATCGGCAACACAAGCTATCACGCCCTTATGCAGTAACTGCGATGCCTTATCACTATGATGCACCGCAAACGCATCTTGATTATGTTGTCGAACACCAGCACTAGACGCGCCACCAAAACTAAGTTTTAGCTGCTTAGCCATGTTTGACTCTAACTGAGGATAAACGTTTGCGGTCATCGGGCTCTCCCATCATCGGCTAGACACATCGATCAAGGTAACACTACCATCTTGATTCACTTCGGCCATCTGCCCCTTAGGCTCTTCCATCAGCATCAAGGCAGCAAAGCCCACGACGGCAGTGGCAGCAATCACATAAAAGAAAGTGCTGTAATCGACAAACGAGAGTACGGTTAAATAACACACCGCCCCAACATTACCGTAAGCCCCTGTCATGCCAGCAATTTGACCTGTCATACGGCGTTTAATTAACGGTACAGTGGCGAACACAGCCCCCTCACCCGATTGCACAAAAAAGGAGCACGCCATCGCAGCGGCAACCGCAACCCACACTGGCCATTCACTATTGACCTGACCCATAAGGAAGTAGCCCGCCGCTAAACCCGCGGTCAATATCAACAAAGTTGGCTTACGCCCAAATTTGTCCGAAATCCAACCACCACCAGGGCGCGACATTAAATTCATAAAGGCGTAAGCCGATGCCACCATTCCCGCCATCACAGGGGTCAGCTCAAAGGTTTCAGCAAAAAACAGTGGCAACATAGAAACCACAGCTAACTCAGAACCAAACGTCGCGAAGTATAGAATGTTCAATACCGCCACTTGCTTAAACTTGTATTGGTGGATCGCAGGCACTGGCCCATCAAAAACGAGTTTATTCAC encodes the following:
- a CDS encoding bifunctional protein-serine/threonine kinase/phosphatase codes for the protein MTANVYPQLESNMAKQLKLSFGGASSAGVRQHNQDAFAVHHSDKASQLLHKGVIACVADGVSCSQNGQQASQLCVTQFIEDYLSTPDSLGVKQAANRVLSALNAWLHHYSLQSELRHNGYVSTFSALIFKSNSVHLFHVGDSRIYRLRQGSLVQLSRDHCHQGFGDKGLLTRALGMDSHLEIDYQCHEVNPGDLYLLTTDGVHDWLTLAELQRELGEEGELTSRANRLLEQALAKGCQDNLSSLLLRVDSLPYVDVQSLSQTLSYRVIPPAMTVGNRLDHFEVISVLYGGSRSHVYLVKDLHDDARYALKAPSLNYSEDGDYLSSFIREQWVGQRVQHPSLMKVYPTQSTFLYHLCELIPGQTLRQWMDDNPEPQLTQVRRLLTEIIIGVRALQRMGIVHRDLKPENIMITPQGKAVLIDYGAAQAQGLVELFSTSAEGGRNEPPLGALDYIAPEYLTTGVATHESDIFSLGVIVYEMLTTKLPYKQQRGSWRGNIAHLNYVSLLHYRAELPLWLDLTLKRACHPKPSQRYLSMSEFLADFTRPNKAMLSRVKLAPLIEREPVMFWKGLSCLLLLLLMLQTWLMV
- a CDS encoding DUF1328 domain-containing protein yields the protein MLGWTLMFLVIALIAGVLGFTGIAGAAAGIAKIIFFVFVVLLLITLVSKALTGKAPRL